The Nitrospirota bacterium genome includes the window TCATGGTACTAAATACCTCCGGTTTTAGTGATTGCTCACCATCAGAGAATGCCTCCTCAGGATTTGTATGAACCTCTATAATAAGTCCGTCTGTTCCAGCTGCTACAGCAGCCAAAGACATTGGAGGCACAAGATCCCAGCGTCCAACAGCATGTGAGGGATCCACTATAACCGGCAGATGGGTTAACTGCTTAAGCACCGGAACACAACTTAAATCCAGCGTGTTTCTTGTAGTAGTCTCAAACGTTCTGATGCCTCTTTCACACAGTATCACTTTATGGTTACCGCGTGACATTATGTACTCGGCAGCCATCAGCCATTCCTTAATGGTGGCACTCAGTCCGCGTTTAAGTAATACAGGTTTATCGCAAGAACCAACCTCAAGAAGGAGGCGGAAATTCTGCATATTCCTGGTTCCTATTTGTATTATATCTGTGTACTTTAGCATAGTGGGCAGGTCCCTGGGATCCATTAGCTCTGTCACAATGGGCATACCTGTTTTTTCCCGTGCCTCGGCTAAGATTTCAAGCCCCTCCTCACCCATCCCCTGAAATGTATATGGTGATGTGCGCGGCTTATATGCTCCCCCTCTTATAAAGGAGGCTCCGGCCTGCTTTACCAGTTGCGCTATCGAAATTAATATATCACGGCCTTCTATGGCACAAGGCCCGGCAATTACCGGTATTTTATTCCCGCCGATTTTTATCCCTCGCACGTCTATTACTGTGTTTTCTTTCTTAAAGTCACGGCTGGCAAGCTTATAGGGTTTAACGATGCGCATAACATCCTCAACTCCGTGCATAGAGCGGATAGCGTTAACCTCATCGTCGGAAAATTTCGACGTATCCCCTATGACTCCTATCACTGTTCGCTCGGTACCTTTTGAGATGTTCACTGTCAGCCCCTTACTTTCAACTTTCTTAACTAAGTTGTCTATGGAATCCTGTGAAGCACTCTGTTTTAATACTATTATATCCATCTTTTATATAACCTCCTTGAAAATTCTAATGAAAGATTCATTTTCCTCTGGTAATCCCACAGTTACCCTTAGTGCGTTTTCACCCATAGGGCGTACTATCATACCTTTTTGCAGCATTTTTTTATATATCCCGTTCGCATCTTTTTTTACATCTATATATATAAAGTTGGTTTGAGTCTTAGTGAAATCCACATTCATTTTAGATAGTTCACTATAAAGAAACGCTTTCCCTGCCTCATTTATGGCAACTGAGCCGGTAACGTGTTGAGTATCGGTAAGGGCTGCAATGGCTGCAGCCTGTGCGAGTGAGTTGGTATTAAAGGGCTCTCTGACTTTGTTCATCTCGTTTATTATCTCTGGATTTGCTATGCCGTAGCCGATTCTGAGTCCCGCCAGCCCATATATCTTTGAGAAAGTCCTCAGTATTAAAATGGCCTTGCCGCTCTTAAAATGCTTTATGCTGTCAGCATAAAAACTGTCCGCTACGTACTCAAAATAGGCCTCATCAACCACCACAAGGATGTCGTCTCTGACTTGTTCCATAAAGCCATCAAACTCCTCTCTTGTTACAATAGTGCCGGTAGGGTTATTGGGGTTAGCTATAAATAAAATTTTTGTTTTTTTTGTGATTTTAGCGGCCATTGACTTAAGATCATGGCGTTTGTCGGCAGTGAGAGCAACAGCAACCGGCACGCCGTTAACCTTCTGAGTGGAATTATGATACACGACAAAGGACGGATGCCCCATTACGGCCTCATCGCCTGGCTGCATAAAGGTTCGCGCCGCTATATCCAGTAGTTCGTTTGAGCCATGTCCAATTATTATCTCCTCGTGGCGGACATTTAAGTGAAGAGACAGGGCAGAAATCAAGCGGTAACTACCACCGTCCGGATAGCGGTTTACAGTGGCAATAACTCTCTGTGCCTCTGCTATTGCAAGGGGTGAGGGCCCAAGGGGGTTTTCGTTTGAAGCCAGTTTTATGGAGCCTTTGATTCCCAGTTCCCTTTCCAGCTCCTCAATGGGCTTTCCCGGCACGTAGGGATTAATATCTGTTATATGTTTCGGTGCTTTAATCAAAACCCTAAAGATCCCCATTTACCACAGTAATATTTCATCCTGAATTGACGGCTTAAAAATAATGGTTTGAAAAGGTGTCTATTTTTCAATCGTATCCACCTGGGGATACGACCCTAAAATCTTTAAAAAAGTGCTTTTCTTTTTAACGGCAATGAGTGCTTTTTTGACTTTCTTATCCTCAATATGTCCCTCAAATTCAGCAAAAAATATGTACTCCCACGCCTTCCTTTTAGATGGCCTGGATTCTATCATAGTGAGATTTATGTTTTGTTTTTTAAACGGGGTAAGAATATCGTAGAGGGAGCCCGGCTGGTCCTTAGCGGAAAACATGATAAGTGACTTGTCGTGGCCGGAACGCTCCTGTGAATCTTTTGAAATCACAAGAAACCTTGTCACATTGCCTTTAATATTTTCGATATTTCTTTCGATAAAGTTTAAATTATAGATTTTAGCGGCAAGATCACTGCTAATTGCGGCAGCACATTCCTCCCTTGAGGCAGTATCGGCAGCCTGTGCTGTACTTGTGGCATCGAAAATCGGAATTCCTAACATATTTTCCTCAAGCCACTTTCTGCACTGTGCTGTCACCAGAGGAAATGAGTAAATTTTCTTTATCTCAGACCGTTCACAGCACTTAGAGAGCAGGTGGTGGTGAACGGACAAAAGAATCTCAGCATAGACACTGAGGTCATAATCAATAAACATGTCAAGAGTGTAATTTATAGCGCCCTCATTGGAATTTTCTATTGGCACGACACCAAAGACGGCCGTTCCTGTGGCTACGTGTTCAAATACCTCTCTTATGCTGCCCGTGGGCAGGTACGAGCACGAGGAGCTGAAGTATCTCATCGTGGCCATATGTGTGTAGGTTGCCTGTGGCCCGAAATATGCGACAGTTAGCGGCTTTTCCAGAGAAAGAGTTGCGCAGAATACCTCTTTGAATATTATCTTTAGTGTGTCGTTTGGGAAAATTCCCTTGTTTGTCTTTACAAGACGCTCAATAATCTCTCTTTCCCTTTGGGGATTATAGAATTCAAGTTTATGGTTTTTCTTTATTTCAGCAATTTCAAGCGCTATCCTGGCTCTGTCATTTAGAAGCTCCAAAATCCTTTCGTCAATTACATCTATTTTCTCTCTTAAAGGTGTTAATAAATTGTTATCCATACCATCCAATCCCTTCCTTACAATTAGTTATAGTAACAAATATTTATCTTTTAATTCAAGTATATTTTATTTTTTATAAAATTTTTTTATAAGTATAGTGAATGAAGGGCAGAAAACAAGAGATGAGCGAGGCTGAGCCGTATTAGTAAGATGTTAGAGTTATACCTGATCCCCTTGAGGTAACTGTAGCACCACCACAAAGCGGTGGTGCTACAAAATAATAAAGACCTATTTATTTTCTAGTTGTCCTGAGACAACTAATCCTCGACTACCAAAACGTGGATTCAAATAAGTCTCTTCAATACTGAACCCACCGGATTTTGCCCCTGCTGCAAATGGCACAGAAAGTTCTCCGGAATAGGACTCAGCAGCTTTTCCACAGTCATCATTAGTTGGTGAGGAAAACTCTTTTCTGACGTCACCTACCCAGACCGTAACTTTAAGTGTTGAATAAAAACTGCCATATTG containing:
- the aroF gene encoding 3-deoxy-7-phosphoheptulonate synthase; translated protein: MDIIVLKQSASQDSIDNLVKKVESKGLTVNISKGTERTVIGVIGDTSKFSDDEVNAIRSMHGVEDVMRIVKPYKLASRDFKKENTVIDVRGIKIGGNKIPVIAGPCAIEGRDILISIAQLVKQAGASFIRGGAYKPRTSPYTFQGMGEEGLEILAEAREKTGMPIVTELMDPRDLPTMLKYTDIIQIGTRNMQNFRLLLEVGSCDKPVLLKRGLSATIKEWLMAAEYIMSRGNHKVILCERGIRTFETTTRNTLDLSCVPVLKQLTHLPVIVDPSHAVGRWDLVPPMSLAAVAAGTDGLIIEVHTNPEEAFSDGEQSLKPEVFSTMMQQLKPIAAAVGREI
- a CDS encoding histidinol-phosphate transaminase, with the translated sequence MGIFRVLIKAPKHITDINPYVPGKPIEELERELGIKGSIKLASNENPLGPSPLAIAEAQRVIATVNRYPDGGSYRLISALSLHLNVRHEEIIIGHGSNELLDIAARTFMQPGDEAVMGHPSFVVYHNSTQKVNGVPVAVALTADKRHDLKSMAAKITKKTKILFIANPNNPTGTIVTREEFDGFMEQVRDDILVVVDEAYFEYVADSFYADSIKHFKSGKAILILRTFSKIYGLAGLRIGYGIANPEIINEMNKVREPFNTNSLAQAAAIAALTDTQHVTGSVAINEAGKAFLYSELSKMNVDFTKTQTNFIYIDVKKDANGIYKKMLQKGMIVRPMGENALRVTVGLPEENESFIRIFKEVI
- the pheA gene encoding prephenate dehydratase, translating into MDNNLLTPLREKIDVIDERILELLNDRARIALEIAEIKKNHKLEFYNPQREREIIERLVKTNKGIFPNDTLKIIFKEVFCATLSLEKPLTVAYFGPQATYTHMATMRYFSSSCSYLPTGSIREVFEHVATGTAVFGVVPIENSNEGAINYTLDMFIDYDLSVYAEILLSVHHHLLSKCCERSEIKKIYSFPLVTAQCRKWLEENMLGIPIFDATSTAQAADTASREECAAAISSDLAAKIYNLNFIERNIENIKGNVTRFLVISKDSQERSGHDKSLIMFSAKDQPGSLYDILTPFKKQNINLTMIESRPSKRKAWEYIFFAEFEGHIEDKKVKKALIAVKKKSTFLKILGSYPQVDTIEK